Proteins encoded in a region of the Polyodon spathula isolate WHYD16114869_AA chromosome 9, ASM1765450v1, whole genome shotgun sequence genome:
- the LOC121320504 gene encoding cytochrome c oxidase assembly factor 5: MPKYYEDKEDDNKACSGVREDLKSCLLQHDCVLKEGKSPRECLKGGVCKALQVSFFECKRSMLDNRSRFRGRKGY, translated from the exons ATGCCGAAATATTATGAAGATAAAGAGGACGACAATAAAGCGTGCTCCGGCGTAAGAGAGGATTTGAAGTCGTGTTTGCTTCAACATGATTGCGTTCTCAAG GAAGGGAAGAGTCCGAGAGAGTGCTTAAAGGGAGGAGTATGTAAAGCgttacaagtttctttttttgaatGTAAAAGATCAATG CTGGATAACAGATCAAGATTCAGAGGAAGAAAGGGTTATTGA